The Malus domestica chromosome 06, GDT2T_hap1 genome has a segment encoding these proteins:
- the LOC103428311 gene encoding uncharacterized protein — MSSEAEPSPSGFGTDVPSDVEDYISANAGEPSLPWDIFGHVFDIVKNGNQAFRENRFEEAINCYSRANNIKPCDPIILANRCAAYIRISKFLKRLLASASEYRARTGLDPTTLAELALKDAEKLIDLRSNTEKAYILKAEALILLEKYEMARDVILSGLQVNPFSNYLQESFQNLERIQSNFTGMRSHRKAERSDDFDCTLCLKLLYKPVTTPCGHSFCRSCLFQSMDRGNKCPLCRTVLFISPRTCAISVTLNDIIQKNFPEEFAERKLENDQMTNFGVDLMPLFVMDVVLPFQKFPLHIFEPRYRLMVRRIMEGNRRMGMVIIDSSTGSIAEFACEVEITECEPLPDGRFYLEIESRRRFRIIRSRDQDGYRVAEIEWVQDTPPEGCEAREELQELASNAAEYARSWIARGKRAARQDRRRLERLLGVEAMMPSLQDPERFSFWLASLSNRPPHERLDLLSLQDTKERIHRGLLHLRAEERGCQVQ, encoded by the exons ATGTCCAGCGAGGCCGAGCCGTCGCCGTCCGGGTTCGGCACCGACGTGCCTAGCGACGTCGAGGACTACATTTCG GCGAATGCAGGAGAGCCCTCATTGCCCTGGGACATATTTGGTCACGTTTTTGACATTGTGAAGAATGGAAATCAGGCATTTCGAGAGAATCGCTTTGAGGAg GCAATTAATTGTTACTCCAGAGCCAATAACATTAAACCATGTGATCCAATTATTCTTGCCAACCGATGTGCTGCTTATATCAG GATCAGTAAATTCCTTAAACGCTTACTGGCATCAGCTTCTGAATATAGAGCACGGACTGGATTGGATCCCACAACACTTGCTGAA CTTGCGTTAAAGGATGCAGAGAAGCTAATCGACCTTCGAAGTAATACAGAAAAGGCGTACATATTAAAGGCCGAAGCTCTCATTTTG CTGGAGAAATATGAAATGGCCCGTGATGTTATTCTTTCGGGTCTTCAGGTTAATCCTTTTAG CAATTATCTTCAGGAATCTTTCCAGAATTTAGAGAGAATACAATCTAATTTCACAGGGATGAGAAGCCATAGAAAAGCAGAACGCAGTGATGACTTTGATTGCACACTATGCTTAAAATTACTATACAAACCTGTCACAACTCCTTGTGGGCATTCCTTTTGTCGTTCATGCCTATTTCAGTCAATGGATCGAG GTAACAAATGTCCTTTGTGCCGCACAGTTCTTTTCATTAGTCCTAGAACGTGTGCAATCAG TGTTACACTCAATGACATTATACAAAAGAACTTCCCAGAAGAATTTGCCGAAAGGAAGTTAGAAAATGACCAAATGACAAACTTTGGTGTTGATTTGATGCCACTCTTTGTAATGGATGTTGTCCTCCCATTCCAGAAGTTTCCGCTGCACATTTTTGAACCACGGTATAGACTTATG GTAAGGAGGATAATGGAAGGCAATCGTCGGATGGGAATG GTTATCATTGATTCATCAACAGGTTCAATAGCTGAATTTGCTTGCGAAGTGGAAATTACCGA GTGTGAGCCACTTCCGGATGGTCGTTTTTATTTAGAG ATTGAAAGTCGGCGAAGGTTTCGCATAATTCGATCTCGGGACCAAGATGG GTACCGTGTTGCAGAGATTGAATGGGTACAAGACACTCCACCAGAAGGGTGTGAAGCGAGAGAAGAA TTGCAGGAATTGGCAAGTAATGCAGCAGAGTATGCTCGATCATGGATAGCGCGGGGTAAAAGGGCAGCACGTCAAG ATCGAAGACGACTTGAGAGACTTCTCGGTGTGGAAGCAATGATGCCTTCACTACAAGATCCTGAACGCTTCAGCTTTTGG CTTGCTTCCTTATCAAACCGGCCTCCTCATGAAAGGTTGGATCTTCTAAGCTTGCAAGATACAAAAGAG AGAATACACCGGGGACTGTTACATCTTCGAGCGGAAGAGCGGGGTTGTCAAGTGCAATGA